A window from Aquiluna borgnonia encodes these proteins:
- a CDS encoding ComEC/Rec2 family competence protein → MNLVIASALWLFLWISAPENDASAIKSSYPDLAPIETLRAKFLANLAGVSSDAKGLVAGLTIGERGLISEELTAQMKELSLTHLVAVSGANFAIVTASIFFLMSALGLGRNLRFAIAVLAMFAYVLLVGPESSVLRAATMTLFVIVGLWLGRRVNPIHPLSWAVIFLLVADPGLAVDFGFGLSVFATLGLLLLATELFEKLAPKMNRWLALGLAATMSAQLFTMPILLMLESSIPVYSIIANLLVEFAVAPVTILGIAAVVAVIPFPPVAQLLSFLASLGAWWITEVAARLSALPLTRLPFVPGPHGVALMVLLVAGITTWLLGKTNRLRIIGSTAAFISILLPVGWVGSALFQRTALAGNWTVFNCDVGQGDALLIKSRGKVALIDVGREPERIDSCLDSLGISKIDLLVLTHFDADHVGGIFGAVSNRKIERALISGFSDDRPLVGSVETALAAQGVTPEVAFRGMVEIFGDGKFTVLSPTFEASEAEDSNDASIITYWELPGLSILALGDLGEPGQIRLMRNSYGYLEQMRAETLLVKVAHHGSADQSREFYELVQAELAVLSVGEGNDYGHPSERILRILNSSATAIYRTDTQGPIAFELEATEVKVRAAGKLSL, encoded by the coding sequence GTGAACCTGGTAATCGCTTCAGCCCTTTGGCTATTTCTCTGGATTAGCGCTCCCGAAAACGATGCATCGGCTATCAAGAGCTCCTATCCAGACTTAGCCCCTATCGAGACGTTGCGGGCAAAGTTCCTGGCAAATTTGGCGGGCGTTTCTTCCGACGCGAAGGGTCTGGTCGCTGGTCTCACCATCGGTGAGCGGGGACTAATTTCTGAAGAGTTAACCGCTCAAATGAAGGAGCTTTCACTCACGCACCTCGTGGCAGTGAGCGGGGCAAATTTCGCGATTGTAACGGCCAGCATTTTCTTTCTAATGTCGGCTTTGGGTTTGGGCAGAAATCTTAGATTCGCCATTGCAGTTCTTGCCATGTTTGCCTATGTATTGCTGGTAGGTCCGGAGTCATCGGTGTTGCGCGCTGCAACGATGACGTTATTTGTCATCGTTGGTCTGTGGCTGGGAAGACGGGTAAATCCGATTCATCCGCTTTCCTGGGCTGTAATTTTTTTGCTCGTGGCCGACCCTGGACTAGCGGTCGACTTTGGATTTGGGCTATCAGTGTTTGCAACGTTGGGATTGTTGCTGTTGGCAACGGAGCTATTTGAGAAACTTGCGCCCAAAATGAATCGTTGGCTTGCGCTGGGCTTGGCGGCAACGATGTCAGCCCAGCTCTTCACCATGCCGATTCTGCTCATGTTGGAATCCAGCATTCCGGTTTATTCAATCATCGCGAACCTGCTGGTTGAGTTTGCAGTTGCGCCGGTGACTATTTTGGGGATTGCTGCGGTGGTAGCGGTAATACCGTTTCCCCCAGTTGCCCAACTGCTGAGCTTTTTGGCATCCTTGGGTGCCTGGTGGATAACGGAGGTTGCAGCGAGGCTCTCCGCATTGCCTCTCACGCGTTTACCCTTTGTCCCTGGACCTCATGGTGTTGCGCTAATGGTCTTGCTGGTTGCTGGGATAACTACCTGGTTACTTGGCAAAACAAATCGGCTGAGAATCATTGGTTCGACCGCAGCTTTCATCTCCATTTTGCTTCCCGTCGGCTGGGTTGGGAGCGCACTTTTTCAGAGAACAGCCCTCGCTGGAAACTGGACGGTGTTCAACTGCGATGTTGGCCAGGGGGACGCCCTACTAATCAAGAGTCGTGGAAAAGTCGCACTAATTGACGTAGGTCGCGAGCCCGAGCGAATTGACTCCTGCTTAGATTCGCTCGGTATATCAAAAATTGACCTACTGGTTCTAACTCACTTTGACGCCGATCACGTGGGAGGAATTTTCGGAGCGGTATCAAATCGCAAAATTGAACGCGCTCTGATTTCTGGATTTTCGGATGACCGACCGTTGGTAGGAAGTGTTGAGACTGCACTCGCAGCGCAAGGGGTGACCCCGGAGGTGGCTTTTCGAGGAATGGTGGAGATTTTTGGCGACGGTAAATTCACTGTTCTCTCACCGACATTTGAAGCAAGTGAGGCAGAGGATTCTAACGACGCATCCATAATCACCTATTGGGAGCTACCGGGCTTATCTATCCTTGCCCTAGGGGACCTTGGGGAGCCAGGGCAAATTAGGCTGATGCGGAATTCTTACGGATATCTCGAGCAGATGAGGGCGGAAACTCTACTGGTGAAAGTCGCTCATCACGGGTCTGCAGATCAGTCGAGAGAGTTTTACGAACTTGTGCAGGCTGAGCTGGCGGTGTTATCGGTGGGGGAGGGAAACGACTACGGTCACCCATCAGAGCGAATTCTTCGAATTCTGAATTCAAGCGCTACGGCCATTTACCGGACCGATACTCAGGGCCCGATTGCATTTGAGTTGGAGGCCACCGAGGTCAAGGTCCGGGCCGCAGGTAAGCTTTCGCTGTGA
- the holA gene encoding DNA polymerase III subunit delta, with the protein MIGKTVYWQDAAPAQLVLITGSESYLASKAMARIKQILRTESPELEVTEIDEGEYSPSLLLTVAAPSLFAEPRLVIIQGAQEGLLEDLTKLTEDPIEACTVVVRVPNSVGHNQKLKQSLSKQALVVSCEELKKDSERADFVKQELANSGKKIDASGLKALLAAFNQDLAELGGACAQLAAAAEGTITQEVVERNFQGRVETNAFKIADAALAGNAAEAIRLFRHGFTTGIDPVALNAALAMRIRQLARLYNDRNASPAALGMQPWQLDKARRELQGWDESALVSLVQLAAQTDADVKGASRDPEFSIERLLMAMARK; encoded by the coding sequence GTGATTGGAAAAACCGTCTATTGGCAGGATGCTGCACCCGCTCAATTAGTCCTAATCACCGGTTCCGAGTCTTATTTAGCCTCAAAAGCGATGGCTAGAATCAAGCAAATTTTGCGAACTGAATCTCCAGAGCTCGAAGTAACCGAAATTGACGAGGGTGAATACTCCCCGAGCCTGCTATTGACAGTTGCAGCCCCATCGCTTTTCGCGGAGCCGCGGCTCGTAATCATTCAGGGCGCTCAAGAGGGTCTCCTTGAGGATCTAACTAAGCTGACTGAAGATCCCATAGAGGCCTGCACCGTGGTGGTCAGAGTACCCAACAGCGTTGGGCACAACCAAAAGCTGAAGCAATCGCTCTCAAAGCAGGCTCTTGTCGTTAGCTGTGAGGAATTGAAGAAGGACAGTGAACGTGCAGACTTCGTCAAGCAAGAGCTGGCAAATTCAGGAAAGAAGATCGATGCCTCAGGTCTCAAGGCATTGCTGGCAGCTTTCAACCAGGACCTTGCCGAGCTTGGCGGTGCTTGCGCCCAGCTGGCTGCAGCTGCCGAGGGCACGATCACCCAAGAGGTGGTGGAGCGAAACTTTCAGGGGCGAGTCGAAACCAATGCTTTCAAAATTGCCGATGCAGCGCTTGCTGGAAACGCGGCTGAGGCGATTCGGTTGTTCCGCCATGGCTTCACAACGGGAATTGATCCTGTTGCCCTGAATGCGGCGTTAGCCATGCGAATTCGCCAATTGGCCAGGCTTTATAACGATAGGAATGCGTCTCCAGCAGCCTTGGGGATGCAGCCCTGGCAGTTGGACAAGGCTCGCAGGGAATTGCAAGGCTGGGATGAGTCTGCGCTGGTGTCTCTTGTGCAGCTTGCTGCCCAAACTGACGCGGATGTTAAGGGAGCAAGCCGGGACCCAGAATTTTCTATTGAGCGCCTGCTGATGGCCATGGCTAGGAAATAA
- the rpsT gene encoding 30S ribosomal protein S20 → MANIKSNIKRIGTNRKAEERNKAVRSELKTAVRAAREAVESGDKAAATAALAHATRKLDKAVSKGVVHKNQAANRKSSISKKVAAL, encoded by the coding sequence ATGGCAAACATCAAGTCGAACATCAAGCGCATCGGCACCAACCGTAAGGCTGAAGAGCGCAACAAGGCTGTCCGCTCCGAGCTAAAGACTGCTGTCCGCGCCGCCCGTGAGGCCGTTGAGTCGGGAGACAAGGCCGCTGCAACTGCTGCTCTGGCACACGCTACCCGCAAGCTAGACAAGGCTGTTTCTAAGGGTGTCGTTCACAAGAACCAGGCTGCCAACCGTAAGAGCTCAATCAGCAAGAAGGTTGCAGCTCTCTAA
- the lepA gene encoding translation elongation factor 4, with protein sequence MSPRAQNALVPSQTPPSLIRNFCIIAHIDHGKSTLADRMLQLTGIVNDRQMREQYLDRMDIERERGITIKSQAVRLPWEVDGTTYALNMIDTPGHVDFTYEVSRSLAACEGAVLLVDAAQGIEAQTLANLYLALENDLEIIPVLNKIDLPAAQPEKYAEELASLIGGSPEDCLRVSGKTGAGVPELLDRIINRVPAPVGDPDAPARAMIFDSVYDSYRGVVTYVRMIDGKLHPREQIQMMSTRAVHELLEIGVISPEPEPTKGLSVGEVGYLITGVKDVRQSKVGDTVTTKLKPATEALKGYAEPKPMVFSGIYPIDGSDYPNLREALDKLRLSDASLVYEPETSAALGFGFRCGFLGLLHLEIITERLEREFNLSLIATSPSVIYRVTKDDGGEHIVTNPSEFPEGKIREVFEPMVKATILSPKDYVGTIMELCQSRRGSLIDMQYLGEDRVQLRYKLPLAEIVFDFFDHLKSKTQGYASLDYEDDGFAEGDLVKVDLLLQGEKVDAFSSIVHRDKAYAQGTRIATKLRELIPRQQFEVPIQAAVGARIIARETIRAIRKDVLAKCYGGDISRKRKLLEKQKEGKKRMKMVGRVEVPQEAFIAALSTEEAKPDKKK encoded by the coding sequence TTGTCGCCACGTGCTCAGAACGCCCTTGTGCCGTCGCAAACGCCGCCAAGCCTGATTCGCAATTTTTGCATCATCGCTCACATTGACCACGGTAAGTCCACCCTTGCCGATCGCATGCTTCAGCTGACCGGAATTGTGAACGATCGCCAAATGCGAGAGCAATACCTCGACCGCATGGACATCGAGCGTGAGCGTGGAATCACCATCAAGTCTCAGGCCGTGCGCCTGCCGTGGGAGGTTGACGGAACGACCTACGCATTGAACATGATCGACACGCCCGGTCACGTGGACTTCACCTATGAGGTTTCGCGGTCGCTCGCCGCCTGTGAGGGCGCAGTGTTGCTTGTCGACGCCGCACAGGGTATTGAGGCTCAAACGCTGGCAAACCTCTACCTGGCTCTTGAAAACGACCTCGAGATCATCCCGGTCCTCAACAAGATTGATCTGCCCGCGGCACAGCCTGAAAAGTATGCGGAGGAACTAGCAAGTTTGATCGGTGGTTCTCCAGAAGACTGCCTGCGGGTTTCGGGAAAGACCGGAGCTGGAGTTCCTGAGCTGCTCGATCGCATCATTAACCGAGTACCGGCCCCAGTGGGAGATCCAGACGCTCCGGCCCGAGCAATGATTTTTGACTCGGTTTACGATTCCTACCGCGGCGTTGTGACCTATGTTCGAATGATCGACGGAAAACTCCACCCGCGCGAGCAAATTCAGATGATGTCAACCAGGGCTGTCCACGAGCTTCTTGAAATCGGTGTTATCTCTCCTGAGCCAGAACCAACCAAGGGACTATCCGTTGGTGAGGTCGGCTATCTAATCACCGGTGTGAAAGATGTCCGTCAGTCGAAAGTTGGCGACACTGTAACCACCAAACTAAAGCCAGCCACCGAAGCGCTCAAGGGCTACGCAGAGCCAAAGCCCATGGTGTTCTCGGGTATTTATCCAATTGACGGAAGTGACTATCCAAACTTGCGCGAGGCACTGGACAAGCTTCGCCTTTCGGATGCGTCACTTGTTTATGAACCTGAGACTTCCGCTGCACTGGGATTTGGTTTCCGCTGCGGCTTCCTTGGGCTGCTGCACCTTGAGATCATCACTGAGCGACTTGAGCGAGAGTTCAATCTCTCGCTGATTGCAACATCGCCATCGGTGATTTACCGAGTTACAAAGGATGATGGCGGAGAGCACATTGTCACCAACCCTTCCGAATTCCCAGAGGGAAAAATTCGTGAGGTCTTTGAGCCCATGGTCAAGGCGACCATCCTCAGCCCCAAAGATTATGTTGGAACGATCATGGAGCTGTGCCAGTCTCGTCGAGGCTCTCTGATTGACATGCAGTACTTAGGTGAAGACAGGGTCCAACTTCGCTACAAGCTTCCGCTGGCTGAAATCGTGTTTGATTTCTTCGATCACCTGAAGAGCAAAACCCAGGGCTACGCATCCCTAGATTATGAGGACGATGGCTTTGCCGAAGGGGATTTGGTCAAGGTTGACCTGCTGCTCCAGGGTGAAAAAGTCGACGCCTTCAGCTCGATTGTTCACCGTGACAAGGCTTACGCGCAGGGCACCAGGATCGCAACCAAGCTTCGGGAGCTAATTCCTAGGCAGCAGTTTGAAGTTCCAATTCAAGCTGCCGTCGGAGCCAGAATCATCGCCAGGGAAACCATCAGGGCTATTCGCAAGGACGTTCTTGCCAAGTGTTACGGCGGTGACATTTCTAGAAAGCGCAAGCTTCTCGAGAAGCAAAAAGAGGGCAAGAAGCGAATGAAGATGGTGGGCAGGGTTGAGGTTCCCCAAGAGGCTTTCATTGCTGCGCTCTCTACCGAAGAAGCCAAGCCCGACAAGAAGAAATAG
- the hemW gene encoding radical SAM family heme chaperone HemW translates to MAASLPHGDPWPDDNRLEVEVRNDSTFHVYLHVPFCVVRCGYCDFNTYTANEIGDISQSTFHESLIREIEFADSVLSGSGIPKRKLETVFIGGGTPSLFSPSQIGALLTRLEEAFGFGEDVEITMEANPEGLTKERLAGFYESGINRFSIGVQSFDEQVLKTLDRVHTADKVRSAARDIRELGARLSLDLIYGAPGESLESWSKTLDLALELKPEHVSAYALIVEEGTALARRISRGEMPDIDEDLNADKYLLAEQKLTEAGLENYEVSNWGEPCRHNQAYWRSMDWWGFGPGAHSHISGTRFWNHKYPANYSKLLLQGSPIHSMESLDARTRSEERLLLELRTSDGVDRKLLRDLGVSPQRVSERIASGHLRLEPGGQIVPTLEGRLLVDGIVLDFLTN, encoded by the coding sequence GTGGCTGCCTCGTTGCCCCACGGCGACCCTTGGCCTGACGACAACAGGCTAGAGGTTGAGGTGAGAAACGACTCAACTTTTCATGTTTATCTTCATGTTCCTTTCTGCGTTGTCAGGTGCGGGTACTGCGACTTCAATACCTACACGGCAAATGAAATCGGTGACATTTCTCAGTCCACATTCCACGAGTCTCTAATTCGTGAGATTGAATTCGCTGACTCCGTCCTGTCAGGCTCCGGTATTCCAAAGAGAAAGCTGGAGACTGTTTTTATCGGTGGTGGCACCCCATCACTGTTTTCGCCGTCACAAATCGGGGCTCTGCTAACAAGGCTCGAAGAGGCGTTCGGTTTTGGGGAAGATGTTGAAATCACGATGGAGGCAAATCCTGAGGGGCTGACCAAAGAGCGGCTCGCAGGCTTTTACGAATCCGGGATCAACCGTTTCAGCATCGGGGTTCAATCTTTTGATGAGCAGGTTCTGAAGACACTGGACAGAGTGCACACGGCCGATAAGGTTCGGAGTGCAGCGCGAGATATTCGTGAGCTTGGGGCAAGGCTAAGTCTGGATTTGATCTACGGCGCCCCTGGCGAAAGCTTGGAAAGCTGGTCTAAAACGTTAGATCTGGCACTGGAACTAAAGCCCGAGCACGTTTCTGCGTATGCGTTGATCGTTGAAGAGGGCACTGCGTTAGCCCGGAGAATCTCCAGGGGTGAAATGCCTGACATTGATGAAGATCTCAATGCTGATAAGTACCTCCTAGCAGAGCAAAAACTAACCGAGGCTGGCCTGGAGAACTATGAAGTCTCTAATTGGGGGGAGCCGTGCAGGCACAATCAGGCTTACTGGCGTTCAATGGATTGGTGGGGATTTGGACCGGGCGCACACTCTCACATTTCAGGCACAAGATTTTGGAACCACAAATACCCGGCCAACTACTCGAAGCTACTGCTTCAGGGCAGTCCAATTCACTCGATGGAGAGCCTTGACGCTCGGACCCGCAGTGAGGAGCGGCTGTTGCTAGAGCTTAGGACATCGGATGGGGTTGATCGCAAACTTCTACGGGACCTTGGCGTCTCACCACAGCGCGTTTCGGAGCGGATCGCCTCTGGTCACCTGAGACTTGAACCCGGTGGTCAAATTGTCCCAACCCTGGAGGGAAGGCTACTGGTGGATGGGATTGTGCTGGATTTCCTGACCAATTAG
- the hrcA gene encoding heat-inducible transcriptional repressor HrcA, which yields MIPERSLEVLRAIVQDFIYSSQPVGSKSLLDRHPLGVSAATIRNDMALLEEEQLIVAPHTSAGRIPTEKGYRLFVDKLSDLKPLSQAEKSAIENFLVGANDIDDIVERTARQLAQLTNTLALVQYPSLGKSRVRHIELIPLNSARVLLMLITDSGRIQQHQVEVAELDDAVVQELRGRLNGTLAGLPLAEVKAKVSGLVTEFSPARRAAIDVLISALLELVDENRLEKIMISGAANLVKQEQDFSGDLSRVLQEIEEQVVLLKLLEELSADQHGVGLRIGSEIGNENLRSASILVTGYENNGAEIAKLGVLGPTRMDYSGNIAAVRAVARYLTKILEGNS from the coding sequence ATGATTCCAGAGAGATCCCTAGAGGTTCTTAGGGCTATTGTTCAGGACTTTATATACTCCTCACAGCCCGTGGGCTCAAAGTCACTGCTTGATAGACATCCCCTGGGAGTCTCAGCAGCCACAATTCGTAACGACATGGCGCTTTTGGAAGAAGAGCAGCTGATTGTTGCGCCTCACACCTCAGCCGGACGCATCCCAACCGAAAAGGGCTACCGCCTTTTTGTTGACAAGCTTTCAGACCTTAAGCCACTTTCGCAGGCCGAAAAGAGTGCAATTGAGAATTTCTTGGTGGGTGCAAACGACATCGATGACATCGTGGAGCGGACTGCAAGGCAACTGGCGCAGCTGACCAACACTCTCGCTCTTGTTCAGTACCCATCGCTCGGAAAGTCCCGCGTCCGCCACATTGAACTAATCCCGTTGAATTCAGCCCGCGTGCTACTGATGCTCATAACTGACTCTGGTCGGATTCAGCAGCACCAGGTTGAAGTTGCCGAGCTGGATGATGCGGTGGTTCAAGAGTTGCGCGGCAGGCTAAACGGAACCCTTGCCGGGTTGCCGCTGGCTGAGGTTAAGGCCAAGGTGTCGGGTTTGGTGACGGAGTTTTCTCCCGCGCGACGCGCTGCAATCGATGTTTTGATATCCGCTTTGCTGGAGCTGGTTGACGAGAATCGACTCGAAAAGATCATGATTTCAGGTGCTGCCAACCTGGTTAAGCAGGAGCAGGATTTCTCAGGCGATCTCTCACGCGTTTTGCAAGAGATTGAGGAGCAGGTTGTGCTACTCAAGCTCCTCGAGGAATTGAGTGCAGATCAGCACGGCGTGGGCTTGCGAATTGGCAGTGAAATCGGAAACGAGAATCTAAGGAGTGCCTCAATTCTGGTCACCGGCTATGAGAATAACGGTGCCGAGATAGCCAAGCTTGGTGTTTTGGGTCCCACGAGAATGGACTACTCGGGGAACATCGCGGCCGTCCGGGCAGTTGCTAGATACCTGACCAAAATTTTGGAGGGAAACTCTTGA
- the dnaJ gene encoding molecular chaperone DnaJ, which produces MSDHYEVLGVSRTASTDEIKKAYRKLARELHPDVNPDPSASEKFKLVTHAYEVLSDENQRASYDRGGDAGFGLGDIFESFFGGGARGPQSRAQRGQDALLRVDLELDEAIFGVEKTLNIDTAILCETCHGSCCKPGTSARVCDICRGSGQIQRQVQSFMGMMVTTTPCGSCRGTGEVIPDPCISCRGQGRVRAKRELDLEIPAGVADGMRLHLAGQGEVGFAGGPAGDIYLEISVRPHPIFGRDGDDLVAVLEVPVADAALGFKTEIDTFDGSTSIEVKPGAQHGDTITVKGLGATRIRGRGRGDLNIQLKVLTPTRLDSGAKALFQKLREHHQEDSPRLGSRRTKGRF; this is translated from the coding sequence TTGAGCGATCACTACGAGGTGCTCGGCGTCTCTCGGACCGCTTCCACCGATGAGATAAAAAAGGCCTATCGAAAACTCGCCCGTGAGCTTCACCCGGATGTAAATCCAGACCCTAGCGCTTCAGAAAAATTCAAGCTGGTAACGCACGCCTACGAAGTCCTCTCGGATGAAAATCAGCGGGCAAGCTACGACCGCGGCGGCGATGCTGGCTTTGGCCTGGGGGACATTTTTGAGTCATTCTTTGGGGGCGGGGCCCGTGGGCCTCAGTCAAGGGCTCAGCGTGGGCAGGACGCTTTGCTTCGGGTCGACCTAGAACTTGACGAGGCTATTTTTGGAGTCGAAAAGACTCTCAACATTGACACTGCAATCCTGTGCGAGACGTGCCACGGATCCTGTTGCAAACCGGGCACCTCTGCGCGCGTGTGTGACATATGTCGAGGGTCTGGTCAAATCCAACGACAGGTACAGTCTTTTATGGGAATGATGGTCACGACCACCCCTTGTGGATCCTGTCGAGGAACCGGTGAAGTCATTCCGGATCCCTGCATTTCCTGTCGCGGGCAGGGTCGAGTAAGAGCCAAGCGCGAACTCGACCTAGAGATTCCCGCCGGAGTGGCCGACGGAATGCGCCTCCACCTTGCCGGTCAGGGTGAAGTTGGTTTTGCCGGCGGTCCAGCGGGTGACATCTACCTTGAAATCTCTGTTCGGCCGCATCCTATTTTTGGTCGAGATGGTGATGACCTGGTGGCTGTATTGGAAGTTCCGGTGGCAGATGCCGCTCTCGGGTTCAAAACGGAGATTGACACATTTGACGGTTCCACATCCATTGAGGTCAAGCCGGGTGCCCAGCACGGTGACACCATCACTGTCAAGGGTTTGGGGGCGACTCGAATTCGAGGCCGAGGTCGAGGAGACCTGAACATCCAGCTCAAGGTGCTAACGCCGACCCGACTGGACTCTGGCGCCAAGGCGCTGTTTCAAAAGCTTCGCGAGCATCACCAGGAGGATTCACCAAGGCTCGGCTCTCGCAGGACCAAGGGCCGGTTCTAG
- a CDS encoding RsmE family RNA methyltransferase, with protein sequence MHWFYDPALTVSSVRLPEQEAKHVKSLRLEVDEEIAITNGLGLVLKARHQGDSDYQPLDNYTVQEPKPRFHLVQALAKGDRDEMALQASVELGVSSVTPLQSERSVVRWDGKAEKNRERWQQIALAAMKQSQQAHLCAIRELQTTKTVRPVGLGLVLDPAASQTISSVRFELDDITLVVGPEGGLSDAEIQKLSESGFTPVRLGTSVLRTSTAGPAAIAALMLAVGAWD encoded by the coding sequence GTGCATTGGTTTTATGACCCCGCGCTGACCGTATCTTCCGTTCGGCTTCCCGAGCAAGAGGCAAAGCACGTCAAATCGCTGCGATTGGAAGTCGATGAGGAAATTGCCATCACAAACGGTCTGGGTTTGGTGTTGAAGGCACGCCACCAGGGAGATTCTGATTATCAGCCGCTCGACAACTACACAGTGCAGGAACCAAAACCTCGGTTTCATCTAGTTCAGGCCCTTGCCAAGGGGGACAGGGACGAAATGGCCCTGCAGGCTTCCGTGGAACTTGGTGTCAGCTCAGTAACACCCCTGCAGTCCGAGCGCTCTGTGGTGAGGTGGGACGGCAAAGCGGAAAAAAACCGTGAGCGTTGGCAGCAGATCGCGCTGGCCGCAATGAAGCAGTCCCAGCAAGCTCACCTATGCGCCATAAGAGAGCTACAAACAACCAAGACTGTTCGGCCAGTTGGGCTTGGTTTGGTCCTAGATCCTGCCGCCAGTCAGACGATTAGCTCGGTTAGATTCGAGCTTGATGACATTACTTTGGTTGTCGGGCCTGAGGGTGGACTTAGTGATGCCGAGATACAAAAGCTCTCAGAATCGGGTTTCACTCCGGTTCGCCTGGGAACCTCTGTGCTCCGCACATCAACTGCAGGTCCCGCTGCCATCGCCGCCCTCATGCTCGCTGTTGGGGCTTGGGACTAA
- a CDS encoding HIT domain-containing protein — MDCIFCKIISGALGTELLAENEQAVAFADINPQAKTHILVVPRQHTVNISELENDTVLLGLFSLIREVSAQFTDGQFRLQFNAGEREGQSVFHTHAHILSQSGN, encoded by the coding sequence ATGGACTGCATCTTTTGCAAAATCATCTCGGGGGCACTTGGCACTGAGTTGCTGGCCGAGAATGAGCAGGCGGTCGCCTTTGCGGACATCAATCCACAGGCTAAAACTCACATTTTGGTGGTTCCAAGACAGCACACCGTCAACATCTCCGAATTAGAAAACGACACCGTTCTTCTGGGTCTTTTCAGCCTCATCAGAGAGGTATCTGCTCAATTTACCGATGGTCAATTTAGATTGCAGTTCAACGCGGGCGAGCGCGAGGGGCAATCGGTGTTCCACACTCACGCTCACATCTTGAGTCAGTCGGGAAATTAG
- a CDS encoding PhoH family protein codes for MAQLNFEISRVNVADLLGPQDRLVKKLEKDFPGLRVQNRGNAFMLEGEPSQLESARQVLEELADLIAQGVVPDERSVTESARILASGSEVPSKVLGAGAIVTPGKTVRAKTLGQKQYLEAIDEHTITFGIGPAGTGKTYLAVAKAVSALYARQVSRIILTRPAVEAGERLGFLPGTLSEKIDPYLRPLFDAIQEMLEPEATARMLQAGVIEVAPLAYMRGRTLNDSFIILDEAQNTTAEQMKMFLTRLGFNSKMVITGDTSQVDLPGGKSGLSIATKILSGVEGLHISKLSSKDVVRHELVTRIVEAYDRAQDEH; via the coding sequence GTGGCTCAGCTGAATTTTGAAATCTCAAGGGTCAATGTTGCAGACCTCCTCGGGCCGCAGGATCGACTCGTGAAGAAACTTGAAAAAGACTTCCCGGGACTCAGGGTTCAAAACCGCGGCAACGCGTTCATGCTCGAGGGCGAGCCTTCCCAGCTGGAATCCGCAAGGCAGGTCCTAGAGGAGTTAGCTGACCTTATCGCCCAGGGAGTGGTCCCGGATGAACGCTCGGTAACTGAGTCAGCGCGCATTCTGGCTTCAGGCTCGGAGGTTCCATCAAAGGTGCTCGGTGCAGGAGCGATTGTTACCCCTGGTAAAACCGTGCGAGCCAAGACCCTGGGTCAAAAGCAGTATTTGGAAGCCATAGACGAGCACACGATAACTTTCGGAATTGGCCCGGCTGGAACAGGAAAAACCTACCTTGCGGTAGCCAAGGCCGTGTCTGCGCTTTACGCCAGGCAGGTTAGTCGAATCATCCTTACTAGGCCCGCCGTTGAGGCTGGTGAGCGACTTGGTTTTCTACCCGGAACCCTAAGCGAAAAGATTGACCCTTACCTGAGGCCGCTATTTGATGCCATTCAGGAGATGTTGGAACCAGAGGCAACAGCCAGAATGCTTCAGGCCGGTGTGATTGAGGTGGCACCGCTGGCCTACATGCGTGGCCGCACTCTGAATGACTCATTCATTATTTTGGACGAGGCACAGAACACTACCGCCGAGCAGATGAAAATGTTCCTGACCCGACTTGGTTTTAATTCAAAAATGGTCATCACCGGAGACACCTCGCAGGTTGATCTTCCCGGTGGGAAATCTGGTTTGAGCATCGCAACCAAAATTCTTTCGGGGGTGGAGGGGCTGCACATTTCGAAACTCTCCAGCAAAGACGTGGTGCGCCACGAGCTGGTGACTCGAATTGTTGAGGCATACGATAGGGCCCAAGATGAGCATTGA
- the ybeY gene encoding rRNA maturation RNase YbeY, with protein MSIEISNESEVAVDTDRVLALASSVRDALKLHPMVDVGIIFVDEGPMTDLHIKWMDEEGPTDVLSFPMDELRPGSDLVPSPEGVLGDIVVCPQVATRQAIAAGHEPINEVLLLVTHGMLHLVGFDHAEPEEEREMFALQKKLLEEFYQGESLA; from the coding sequence ATGAGCATTGAAATTTCCAACGAGTCCGAGGTAGCGGTCGACACTGACCGCGTGCTCGCGCTTGCCTCGAGTGTCCGGGATGCCTTGAAGCTTCACCCAATGGTTGATGTCGGCATCATTTTCGTTGACGAGGGTCCAATGACCGATCTCCACATCAAATGGATGGATGAAGAGGGGCCGACAGACGTGCTCAGTTTCCCCATGGATGAATTGCGTCCGGGGTCTGATCTGGTTCCCTCCCCAGAGGGAGTCCTCGGCGACATTGTGGTTTGCCCGCAGGTTGCAACCAGGCAGGCCATAGCCGCTGGTCACGAGCCGATCAACGAGGTGCTGCTTTTGGTGACCCACGGCATGCTGCACTTGGTTGGCTTTGACCACGCCGAACCAGAGGAGGAGCGCGAAATGTTCGCCCTTCAGAAAAAGCTCCTTGAAGAGTTTTATCAAGGGGAGTCGCTTGCTTGA